AGAATTAAGTGGCGCATACGATGCGATAGCAGAGGACTTTTCGCGTACCCGGAGCGCGTGGTGGGAAGAATTGAAATTCGTCTCCTCATACGTACGCGCGAGAGACTTAGTGCTTGATATCGGATGCGGAAACGGCAGGCTCTTTGAAGAATTGCGCGATAAAAAAATAACCTATACGGGTATTGATTCTTCAAAAAAACTCATTGAGTTAGCGAGAGAACGATATACGCCGAGTGCCACGTTCCTGCAAGCCGATGCTCTCCTCCTCCCTTTCGGCAATGAGAGTTTTAATGTCGCGTTCTCGTTTGCCGTCCTTCATCATATTCCTTCGGCAAAACTACGCCGGCAATTCATGTCTGAAACATATCGAGTGCTTGCAAAAGATGGCGTTGTCGTTTTGAGCGTATGGAACCTGTGGCACAAAAAATACCTCGGTATCATTGCCGGGCACGCGGTAAAGAAACTGCTCGGCCGCTCTCCTCTTGATATGAAAGATATATTTCTCAAATTTGGCGACAAAGAACGCGCACGCTTTCTTCACGCGTTCACCCTCCGTGAGTTTGAAAAACTGGCACTGGCCGCGGGGTTTACGATAGAGAAAAGCATCCTCGTGAAAAGAAGAAGTGGGCAATCCAATTTCCTTCTCGTGTGCCGAAAAAGCTAAAAAATTTTAGGAACAGTTCTGCCAGCCCTGTACGTATTTTTCAATATATTGTTCATTTGATCTGACTGGCATCTGCTCTGTCGCCATGGCCGTCGCTTGCTCTAGACGCTCACGCAGGCCCTTGTTTTCAATCACCCGACGGATACTCTGCGTGATGCATGTTTCGTCACCTACGGCGCAGACGAGCGCGTTCTCCGCATTAATAGTGTCGCCCACCACCCCAACGTCAGTGGTCACGATGGCGCGTCCGGCAGATGCCGCTTCAATGAGTGTCATTCCGTATCCTTCATAATTTGAAGTAAGCAGAAAGAGGTCTGCGGTTTTGTAATACGAAATAAGGTCTGTCTGCCAACCATCAAAAATGATGTTCCCTTGCAGATTGAGACTCGTGGCAAGCGTGCCGAGCGTATGCAACTCCCTCCCTTCACCGATAACAATGAGTCCCGTTTTGGGATATTTTTTCACCACTTTTTGAAAAGCGCGGAGCGCGAGAGCGATATTTTTTTCTTTCGTCAGTCGGGAAGCCATAAGAACGATAAAATCAAATTGCGGGTATCGCAGACGGAGATCAATGTGCGCCGATGCGTCGCGTACACGTTTGGTATCCACAAATATGGGAAGTACTGTTATTTTTGTGACTGGCAGGCCCAGAGAAATTGCGAGTGAGTTTTTGATGCGTTCCGATACTACCCGAACGCAGGATGCGCGAGGAAGCAAGAATCGCGCTACCCGAACGCGCAGAACATTGAGTACTGACTCCTTAGCAAAGAATGGGCTCAAAAAATCCGTATGCACCTGCAACTGCAATTTCGCTTGGAGTTTCTTTGCGATACGCCACGCGGAGAAACCTGCCTCAAACGGATCCTGTGCGGTTACGAGATCAATATCTTCAAGTGTTCTGCCGATACGGTACGCATCGCGAATATAATGCCATTTACTTTTGGAGTTGGTGGGATAAACCGATATATTTCGTCCCGGATTTTTGTTTTCAAAACCCGATTGAGTGAACACAATGATATGAAGCTCCTCTACGAGCGCCCCGTACTCGATCATCCTCCGCTCTACCGGAGAACCACCCTCAAATATTTTCCTATCCGATGATATTATGATGACTTTCATATTTGTGACATGAGAGTGCGAACGGTTTCAGTAAGCATGCGCTCTTTCGTGAATTGCATTACTTTCTTCTGCGCGTTACGCGCAAGCGCTCGGCCATCAATATGCCCCCGTAATATTTCTCGAATTGCGCTTTCAAGCTCCGCCTTGTTGTTGTAGCTGACAAGGATTCCTTCCACACCCGTTTCAATGAGCTCCGGGTTGCCGCCCACATCAGTAGCAATAATAGGCGTTTCTGTACTCATCACTTCAAGAAGCTGATGGGAAAACCCCTCATAGCCGGTGTTTAGCACAAACACATCCGCTGCTTTTATATACCGAAAGAGCGTTTCTTGAGGTAACGCGCCGAGCATACGCACATGACCTCCAAGGTTGTGTTTCTTGATAAGCGTTTCAAGCGTCCCGCAAAGAGGGCCTTCGCCTGCGATAAAAAGTGACGCGTCGGGAAATTCTTCAAGGATGCCCGGCATGATTTCAATAAGCGCCGCAAATCCTTTCCATGGAACCAAGCGTCCGGCTGAGAAAATTGCGTGATTGGAAATATCCAAAAGAGCGCGGATCTCGTCCTTCTCTTCTTTGGTATGCGTTACGGTGTCAAACGCATTATATATGACAGAAATTTTTTTTTCCGTAATTCCCCATGCCGTCACAATACGCTTGAGATACGCGCTCGGAACAATGATGTGTTTCGCGCGTCTCGCCACCATTCGCTGGGTGGAGCGTAAAAGAAGAACGAACGGATGACGCGCGGGTTTTACAACAAAGTCATCAAGAGTGTCTGTAATGCCAAATCGCTGTGTTCCCTGCTCCCACGCGTAGTCGCCTACGATCTTAACCACGAGTGGTTTCCGCAGCAATAATGAAACAAGGGTCGCCGGAAACCCAACAGAAACCGGATCAAGAGCAAGAAAAAGATCAGCCGACCTCCCTGCCCGCAATACCTTAAAAAAGTATACAATATGGCGCACAAGCGGGAGCAAGTGTCGCACTTCACCAAAGGAAAGCACCTCTACTTCAATGCCTCGCTTGGGGAGCTCGTCCTTCAAAAGCTTGCTGTAAGTGGCAGGCCCTCCGATATCGGGCGGATAGAGGCCTGTGGCTATGAGAATACGCATAGCCACATCATACAGAAGATAGCACAAGAAAAAAAGGGGCGTTACCGCCCCTTGTTGCTTCTTTCCATTATTTTCTTAAATCCGTAGTTTCTCGTAAAATGTCCCACCGCGAGACGCTCCGGAAACATCTTTTCGTAAGGAATCCTCAGATTGAAAA
The nucleotide sequence above comes from Patescibacteria group bacterium. Encoded proteins:
- a CDS encoding class I SAM-dependent methyltransferase yields the protein MKADYAKQLHKELSGAYDAIAEDFSRTRSAWWEELKFVSSYVRARDLVLDIGCGNGRLFEELRDKKITYTGIDSSKKLIELARERYTPSATFLQADALLLPFGNESFNVAFSFAVLHHIPSAKLRRQFMSETYRVLAKDGVVVLSVWNLWHKKYLGIIAGHAVKKLLGRSPLDMKDIFLKFGDKERARFLHAFTLREFEKLALAAGFTIEKSILVKRRSGQSNFLLVCRKS
- a CDS encoding glycosyltransferase family 4 protein — protein: MKVIIISSDRKIFEGGSPVERRMIEYGALVEELHIIVFTQSGFENKNPGRNISVYPTNSKSKWHYIRDAYRIGRTLEDIDLVTAQDPFEAGFSAWRIAKKLQAKLQLQVHTDFLSPFFAKESVLNVLRVRVARFLLPRASCVRVVSERIKNSLAISLGLPVTKITVLPIFVDTKRVRDASAHIDLRLRYPQFDFIVLMASRLTKEKNIALALRAFQKVVKKYPKTGLIVIGEGRELHTLGTLATSLNLQGNIIFDGWQTDLISYYKTADLFLLTSNYEGYGMTLIEAASAGRAIVTTDVGVVGDTINAENALVCAVGDETCITQSIRRVIENKGLRERLEQATAMATEQMPVRSNEQYIEKYVQGWQNCS
- a CDS encoding glycosyltransferase family 4 protein; translation: MRILIATGLYPPDIGGPATYSKLLKDELPKRGIEVEVLSFGEVRHLLPLVRHIVYFFKVLRAGRSADLFLALDPVSVGFPATLVSLLLRKPLVVKIVGDYAWEQGTQRFGITDTLDDFVVKPARHPFVLLLRSTQRMVARRAKHIIVPSAYLKRIVTAWGITEKKISVIYNAFDTVTHTKEEKDEIRALLDISNHAIFSAGRLVPWKGFAALIEIMPGILEEFPDASLFIAGEGPLCGTLETLIKKHNLGGHVRMLGALPQETLFRYIKAADVFVLNTGYEGFSHQLLEVMSTETPIIATDVGGNPELIETGVEGILVSYNNKAELESAIREILRGHIDGRALARNAQKKVMQFTKERMLTETVRTLMSQI